One stretch of Caballeronia sp. Lep1P3 DNA includes these proteins:
- a CDS encoding thiolase family protein, giving the protein MEKIYIVGAGMTPFGRHLEKSVKQLTAWAVEDALKDSGCDRKWIQAAYFGNTTQGHMQGQHMIRGHVSLLPLGFDGIPIHNVEAACASASSAFHLAVTQLRAGMADVVLAVGAEKMYSHDKARMFSVFDSAWDVETAEANAAQMVQLGHGVPVPEGTTSDKPYSVFMDVYAGIGRQLMSRYGITQRQFAAVSSKNHGHSVHNERSQYRKAMSIDEILAAPPITYPLTLPMCSPISDGAAAAILCTESAMKRYGFDRSRAVRVLATTVRSASARTGDDLANHITVHAAKLAYEEAGIGPDDIDVAELHDASSIGEIALCENLGLCNPGESGVMAERGESALGGRLPINPSGGLESKGHPIGATGLGQIFELVAQLRGECGPRQVEGARFAIQGNGGGLWGVEESIDHIGIFGRA; this is encoded by the coding sequence ATGGAAAAGATTTATATCGTAGGCGCGGGAATGACGCCCTTTGGCCGGCACCTGGAGAAGTCGGTGAAGCAGTTGACCGCGTGGGCCGTCGAGGACGCGCTCAAGGATTCCGGCTGCGATCGCAAGTGGATTCAGGCGGCCTACTTCGGCAACACGACGCAGGGCCACATGCAGGGTCAGCACATGATCCGCGGGCATGTGTCGCTGCTGCCTCTCGGCTTCGACGGCATTCCGATTCATAACGTCGAGGCAGCGTGCGCGTCGGCAAGCAGCGCCTTTCATCTGGCGGTTACGCAGTTGCGCGCGGGCATGGCCGACGTGGTTCTCGCGGTGGGCGCGGAAAAGATGTATTCGCACGACAAGGCGCGCATGTTCTCCGTATTCGATTCCGCGTGGGATGTCGAAACCGCCGAGGCGAACGCGGCGCAGATGGTGCAGTTGGGCCATGGCGTGCCGGTGCCGGAAGGCACTACGTCCGACAAGCCGTACAGCGTGTTCATGGACGTGTACGCGGGCATCGGGCGGCAGTTGATGTCGCGCTACGGCATCACGCAGCGGCAGTTCGCCGCGGTGTCGTCGAAGAACCACGGGCATTCGGTGCACAACGAGCGCTCGCAGTATCGCAAGGCGATGTCGATCGACGAAATCCTCGCGGCCCCGCCGATCACGTATCCGCTCACGCTGCCGATGTGCTCGCCCATTTCTGATGGCGCCGCCGCCGCGATTCTCTGCACCGAGTCGGCGATGAAACGCTACGGCTTCGACCGCAGTCGCGCGGTGCGCGTGCTGGCAACCACGGTGCGTTCCGCGTCGGCGCGCACTGGCGACGATCTCGCGAACCACATCACCGTGCATGCGGCGAAGCTGGCGTATGAGGAAGCGGGCATCGGCCCGGACGACATCGACGTGGCCGAACTGCACGACGCATCGTCCATCGGCGAGATCGCGCTGTGCGAGAACCTCGGCCTCTGCAACCCGGGCGAGAGCGGCGTGATGGCCGAGCGCGGCGAATCGGCACTCGGCGGCCGCCTGCCGATCAATCCGTCGGGCGGGTTGGAATCGAAGGGGCATCCGATCGGCGCAACCGGCCTCGGGCAAATCTTCGAGCTGGTCGCGCAACTGCGCGGCGAGTGCGGGCCGCGCCAGGTCGAAGGCGCGCGCTTCGCCATTCAGGGCAATGGCGGCGGGCTGTGGGGTGTCGAGGAAAGCATCGACCACATCGGCATTTTCGGGCGCGCCTGA
- a CDS encoding enoyl-CoA hydratase/isomerase family protein, translating to MSYSQALAGAVGWLTMDRPAAMNSLNREMASGLTAQLNAWRDDDAVRVVVITGNGRAFCAGADLIEAAEPAHPDKREFLELIVEFFDTLRAFPKPVIAAVNGLALAGGLEVVLACDVVIAADSARLGDAHSNFGVFPGAGGAAILPRKVPANVARYLLFTGDSMSAAELKGYGLVNEVLADAELKPRAQALAEKLAKKSPLVLARMKRVANEAADKTAADALRHELLELRNHQRSYDVKEGLKAFAEKREPKFLGR from the coding sequence ATGAGTTATTCACAGGCATTGGCGGGCGCAGTCGGCTGGCTGACGATGGATCGTCCAGCCGCCATGAACAGTCTGAACCGCGAGATGGCGAGCGGCCTCACTGCGCAGTTGAACGCATGGCGCGACGACGACGCCGTGCGCGTCGTCGTCATCACCGGCAATGGACGCGCGTTTTGCGCGGGCGCGGACCTGATCGAAGCGGCGGAGCCCGCGCATCCGGATAAACGCGAATTCCTCGAACTGATCGTCGAGTTCTTCGATACCTTGCGCGCCTTTCCGAAGCCGGTGATCGCGGCGGTGAATGGCCTCGCTCTCGCGGGCGGGCTGGAAGTCGTGCTCGCGTGCGATGTCGTGATCGCCGCCGATTCCGCGCGCCTCGGCGACGCGCATTCGAATTTCGGCGTCTTTCCCGGCGCGGGCGGCGCCGCGATTCTGCCGCGCAAGGTGCCTGCCAACGTCGCGCGCTATCTGCTTTTCACCGGCGACTCGATGAGCGCGGCCGAACTGAAAGGCTACGGCCTCGTCAACGAGGTCCTCGCCGATGCGGAACTGAAGCCGCGCGCGCAGGCGCTCGCGGAGAAGCTCGCGAAGAAAAGCCCGCTCGTGCTCGCGCGCATGAAGCGCGTGGCGAACGAAGCCGCCGACAAGACCGCCGCCGATGCGCTGCGGCACGAACTGCTCGAGCTTCGCAATCATCAGCGGTCCTACGACGTCAAGGAAGGACTGAAAGCATTCGCCGAAAAGCGCGAGCCGAAATTCCTCGGCCGCTGA
- a CDS encoding LuxR C-terminal-related transcriptional regulator, which translates to MTTPFNAHLLSTRFSPPRIGAKHVARTHLLAEFERMRECRLALVTGGAGYGKTTLLAQCRQACIKAGAEVAWLSLTADDKGYVDFCTALFAAMHRGGIPVEADLPLEESSALAMDASIAAIVEAAVDVPHDLYLVIDDYHYVEAPLAHRFMQKLLDFGPGNLHLVIASRVSPPLSLSRLRMMGQIVELDSAALPFDIAETRAFVDENLGAGKLNADELTLIHELTSGWPSCIQLIAVMLKNRPETRSTLRDLVWRSSDLQTYLSEEVMAYLPAEVAEFAEALSVFRRFSAPLARAVTGAANAADLLKRMEDDNLPLMRVDSDDRATWFRFHPLFAEFLATRLARREPGAVRELHRRAARWFADHDLLAEAVRHASIGADVEFATSVVERAAPATWSLEYLSPTLRLLEHLPEEALFRHRRLLLIACLAVALTTRSAKAKAWLAQLQTRGDPGDPDDAALARGVPVIEAAIAFQQDDTARMIELLEPHRDAQVGNPFMQYMLLAELSAAYGAAGRYADAKRLFDTHPIPPADADNDMALVAQATRASALLLQGNVREAERVGSALLARSVQAVGRHSISANVCASVLADVYYELDRIDDARETIANRRGLLQSSGPDVMIRTSLSRARLDLLQESADTALVFLQHQIAQMRSMRQMRAAAHMLAETVRVLLVKGDRTRALDAYASLEELAASHVDEHGFKAEIPAIAALAKARLLRDEKPDDALRALQLTRAHAEAFGRERLAALADLLSATILADQKRADDARLRMVRAVEGAERLGLVRTIIDEGPAVGKLLATMVRERKLEGSTLRYAMELIEKYPDAVAEAASVRRSVPSKLQPVLTQREVEVLGLVAQAMSNKRIALALNITLETVKWNLRNIFGKLGVSSRYDAMVWARKRELIE; encoded by the coding sequence TTGACTACGCCGTTCAACGCACATCTGCTGTCCACCCGGTTCTCGCCGCCGCGCATCGGCGCGAAGCACGTCGCGCGCACGCATCTTCTTGCCGAATTCGAACGCATGCGCGAGTGCCGTCTCGCGCTCGTCACCGGCGGCGCGGGATACGGCAAGACGACGCTGCTCGCGCAGTGCCGTCAGGCGTGCATCAAAGCGGGCGCGGAAGTGGCGTGGCTCTCGCTCACCGCCGACGACAAGGGCTATGTCGACTTCTGCACCGCGCTTTTCGCCGCGATGCACCGTGGCGGCATTCCCGTCGAAGCCGATTTGCCGCTGGAGGAATCCAGCGCGCTCGCGATGGACGCATCGATCGCGGCGATCGTCGAAGCGGCCGTGGACGTGCCGCACGACCTGTATCTCGTCATCGACGATTACCACTACGTCGAAGCCCCGCTCGCGCACCGCTTCATGCAGAAGCTGCTCGACTTCGGGCCGGGCAACCTGCATCTCGTGATCGCCTCGCGCGTGAGCCCGCCGCTCAGCCTGAGCCGCCTGCGGATGATGGGCCAGATCGTCGAGCTGGATAGCGCCGCGCTGCCCTTCGACATTGCGGAAACGCGCGCCTTCGTCGATGAAAATCTCGGCGCCGGCAAGCTCAACGCGGACGAGCTGACGCTCATCCACGAATTGACGAGCGGCTGGCCTTCGTGCATCCAGCTCATCGCGGTGATGCTCAAGAACCGTCCGGAGACGCGCTCGACGCTGCGCGATCTCGTCTGGCGCTCGAGTGATCTGCAGACCTATCTGAGCGAAGAGGTGATGGCCTATCTGCCCGCGGAAGTGGCCGAATTCGCCGAAGCGCTCTCGGTTTTCCGGCGCTTTTCCGCGCCGCTTGCGCGCGCGGTGACCGGTGCGGCGAACGCGGCCGATCTGCTCAAGCGCATGGAGGACGACAACCTGCCGCTCATGCGCGTCGATTCGGACGACCGCGCGACGTGGTTTCGCTTCCATCCGCTCTTCGCCGAATTTCTCGCGACGCGCCTTGCCCGGCGCGAGCCCGGCGCGGTGCGCGAACTGCACCGCCGCGCCGCGCGATGGTTCGCCGATCACGATCTGCTCGCCGAAGCGGTGCGTCACGCGAGCATCGGCGCCGATGTCGAATTCGCCACGTCGGTCGTCGAGCGCGCCGCGCCCGCCACCTGGAGCCTCGAATATCTGAGTCCGACGCTGCGTCTGCTCGAACATCTGCCGGAAGAGGCGCTCTTCAGGCATCGGCGGCTGCTGCTCATCGCATGCCTCGCAGTCGCGTTGACGACGCGTTCGGCAAAGGCGAAGGCGTGGCTCGCGCAATTGCAGACGCGCGGCGATCCCGGCGATCCCGACGATGCGGCGCTCGCGCGCGGCGTGCCGGTGATCGAGGCGGCCATCGCATTCCAGCAGGACGACACCGCGCGCATGATCGAACTGCTCGAACCGCACCGCGATGCGCAAGTCGGCAACCCGTTCATGCAGTACATGCTGCTCGCCGAACTGAGCGCGGCCTACGGCGCGGCGGGACGCTACGCCGACGCGAAGCGCCTGTTCGATACGCATCCGATCCCGCCCGCCGACGCGGACAACGACATGGCGCTCGTCGCGCAGGCGACGCGCGCGTCGGCGCTGCTGCTTCAGGGCAATGTGCGCGAAGCGGAGCGCGTCGGATCGGCGCTGCTCGCGCGTTCCGTGCAGGCGGTCGGCCGTCATTCGATCAGCGCGAACGTCTGCGCAAGCGTGCTCGCGGATGTCTATTACGAACTGGACCGCATCGACGACGCCCGCGAGACCATCGCCAATCGGCGCGGCTTGCTGCAGTCGTCGGGGCCGGACGTGATGATCCGCACGTCGCTTTCGCGCGCGCGGCTCGATCTGCTTCAGGAAAGCGCCGATACCGCGCTCGTGTTCCTGCAGCATCAGATTGCGCAGATGCGCAGCATGCGCCAGATGCGCGCGGCCGCGCACATGCTGGCGGAGACGGTCAGGGTGCTGCTCGTGAAGGGCGACAGAACGCGCGCGCTGGACGCGTATGCATCGCTCGAGGAACTGGCCGCGAGCCATGTCGACGAGCATGGGTTCAAGGCCGAAATCCCGGCTATCGCGGCGCTTGCGAAGGCGCGTCTTCTGCGCGACGAAAAGCCCGACGATGCGCTGCGCGCGCTGCAACTCACGCGTGCGCACGCCGAAGCGTTCGGGCGCGAGCGGCTCGCGGCGCTGGCCGATCTTCTTTCGGCCACGATTCTCGCGGATCAGAAGCGTGCCGACGATGCGCGGCTTCGCATGGTGCGGGCGGTGGAAGGCGCGGAGCGCCTCGGGCTCGTGCGAACGATCATCGACGAAGGCCCCGCCGTCGGCAAGCTGCTCGCGACGATGGTGCGCGAACGCAAGCTCGAAGGCTCCACGCTGCGCTATGCAATGGAGCTGATCGAGAAGTATCCCGATGCCGTCGCCGAAGCCGCTTCCGTGCGGCGCAGCGTGCCGTCGAAGTTGCAGCCCGTGCTGACGCAACGCGAAGTCGAGGTCCTCGGGCTCGTCGCACAGGCGATGTCGAACAAGCGCATTGCGCTCGCGCTCAACATCACGCTGGAAACGGTCAAATGGAACCTGCGCAATATCTTCGGCAAGCTCGGCGTGTCGAGCCGTTATGACGCGATGGTGTGGGCACGCAAGCGCGAGTTGATCGAATAG
- a CDS encoding SDR family oxidoreductase — MREATRTVRELFDLKGKTALVTGGSRGLGLQLAEALGEQGARVMLSARKTGELEEAKAHLLARGIDVEYLCADAARDADIVRLADETLAVFGRVDILVNNAGMTWGAPAEDHPIDAWDKLMNLNVRGLFLLTQRIGKLSMIPRRYGRVINVASIAGLAGNAPGTMKTIAYNTSKGAVVNFTRALASEWGEHGITVNALAPGFFPSKMTQKSIDHWGADNMCARVPLRRLGDDEDLKGAALLFASDAGKHVTGQILAIDGGVSVVA, encoded by the coding sequence ATGAGAGAAGCGACACGCACGGTTCGGGAACTCTTCGACCTGAAAGGGAAGACCGCGCTCGTCACGGGCGGCTCGCGCGGACTCGGCTTGCAGCTTGCCGAAGCGCTCGGCGAGCAAGGCGCGCGCGTGATGCTTTCGGCGCGCAAGACGGGCGAGCTGGAAGAGGCGAAGGCGCATCTTCTCGCGCGCGGCATCGATGTCGAATATCTCTGCGCCGACGCTGCCCGCGATGCTGACATCGTCCGTCTCGCCGACGAAACGCTCGCTGTTTTCGGGCGCGTCGACATTCTGGTGAACAACGCGGGCATGACCTGGGGCGCGCCGGCGGAAGACCATCCGATCGACGCGTGGGACAAGCTGATGAACCTGAACGTGCGCGGGCTTTTCCTGCTGACGCAGCGCATCGGCAAGCTCTCGATGATTCCCCGCCGTTACGGGCGCGTCATCAACGTGGCGTCGATTGCGGGCCTTGCGGGCAATGCGCCCGGAACGATGAAGACGATCGCCTACAACACGTCGAAGGGTGCGGTGGTCAACTTCACGCGCGCGCTCGCGAGCGAGTGGGGCGAGCACGGCATCACCGTGAACGCGCTCGCGCCGGGCTTCTTTCCCTCGAAGATGACGCAGAAGTCGATCGATCATTGGGGCGCCGACAACATGTGCGCGCGCGTTCCGCTGCGGCGTCTCGGCGATGACGAAGACCTGAAAGGCGCAGCGCTGCTTTTCGCGAGCGATGCCGGCAAGCACGTCACCGGGCAGATCCTCGCCATCGACGGCGGCGTGAGCGTCGTGGCGTGA
- a CDS encoding formylglycine-generating enzyme family protein: MKSSIRQRRAAGVAALVVALSGSAFAAYRYHERGPALLTVGDGRSGPGDMVWIPGGTFAMGSEYAHALANERPAHRVKLDGYWMDRHDVTNADFTRFVAATGYVTTAERKPRWEDLQAQLPAGTPRPPDSALTPGAMVFKGTDAPVALDDYSRWWAFVPGANWRHPKGPASSIVGKETHPVVQVSYEDALAYARWAKKRLPTEAEWEYAARGGLSQADYAWGTQFAPDGKKMANTWDDRAHPFPVTEEPAHEKVQVGTSAVGSYAPNGYGLYDMAGNVWQWVGDWYRADAFRVQAAKGRVIENPAGPSDSFDPDNGPTAYAPERVTRGGSFLCSESYCMSYRVSARRGTDPLNSMSHLGFRLAMDNAEWERQHR, encoded by the coding sequence ATGAAGTCGTCGATTCGTCAAAGGCGCGCTGCGGGCGTCGCCGCGCTCGTCGTCGCGCTATCGGGCTCGGCGTTCGCCGCGTATCGCTATCACGAGCGCGGTCCCGCATTGCTCACGGTCGGAGACGGGCGCAGCGGCCCCGGCGACATGGTGTGGATTCCGGGCGGCACCTTCGCGATGGGCAGCGAATACGCGCACGCGCTCGCCAACGAGCGCCCCGCGCATCGGGTAAAGCTCGACGGCTACTGGATGGATCGCCACGACGTGACGAACGCCGATTTCACCCGATTCGTCGCCGCGACGGGATATGTCACCACCGCCGAGCGCAAGCCGCGCTGGGAAGACCTGCAGGCGCAGTTGCCCGCGGGCACGCCGCGCCCGCCGGACAGCGCGCTTACGCCCGGCGCGATGGTCTTCAAGGGAACGGATGCGCCCGTCGCGCTCGATGATTACTCGCGCTGGTGGGCGTTCGTGCCCGGCGCGAACTGGCGGCATCCGAAAGGCCCCGCGAGCAGTATCGTCGGCAAGGAGACGCATCCGGTCGTACAGGTGTCTTACGAAGATGCGCTCGCGTATGCGCGATGGGCGAAAAAGCGCCTTCCCACCGAAGCCGAATGGGAATACGCGGCGCGCGGCGGCCTCTCGCAAGCGGACTACGCATGGGGCACGCAGTTCGCGCCCGATGGCAAGAAGATGGCCAACACATGGGACGATCGCGCGCATCCGTTTCCCGTTACCGAAGAGCCCGCCCACGAGAAGGTACAGGTCGGAACGTCGGCGGTCGGTTCGTATGCGCCGAACGGCTACGGCCTCTACGACATGGCCGGCAATGTCTGGCAGTGGGTCGGTGACTGGTATCGCGCGGACGCATTCCGCGTTCAGGCGGCGAAGGGCCGCGTCATCGAGAATCCGGCCGGCCCGTCCGATAGCTTCGATCCGGACAACGGCCCCACCGCGTATGCGCCCGAACGCGTGACGCGCGGCGGCTCGTTTCTGTGCAGCGAGTCGTACTGCATGAGCTACCGCGTGAGCGCGCGGCGCGGCACCGATCCGTTGAACAGCATGTCCCATCTCGGCTTTCGCCTCGCGATGGACAACGCCGAATGGGAACGTCAGCATCGCTGA
- a CDS encoding AMP-binding protein, translating into MRDKYSSTLVHRFLHWENAQPDAIYLTETSPQGETVDYTWREVGRQARTLAAWLRAQDLAPRSAISIVGKNSAHWIIADLAIWLAGHVSVPLYPGISAQTARYIIEHSDVRLLLVGKLDGKADNSESIRGIVPAHVRIVGLPMSPPIAGALQWDAIMAAHAPLADVHVPQPGELATLIYTSGSTGWPKGVMHSFGTMYAYAVESGEFAGYDTRDRVLSYLPLAHTAERSFVEANSLCYGFRVFFNDNLASFARDLLRARPTVFISMPRLWTKFYQAACARLSAADLALLETASPEAGVLKKNVLAMLGLDATRLAFTGSAPLPSYITDWYRALGLELLDVYGMTENFSYSHYSRPGLVRPGYSGQAMPGVECRIVDGEIQLKGPTMMLGYYKQPELTAESTTPDGFFRTGDRGELDEIGRLRITGRVKEIFKTSKGKYVAPAAIENRLNHAKVEAVCVTGPGHAQPFALLHVAAAARAELGDEAAREALRTQMQALLDGANAGLEDHEKLDFVVLVKDAWTADNGLLTPTMKIRRGAIEARYLPLAGKWSDSGQTVVVEDE; encoded by the coding sequence ATGAGAGACAAATATTCGAGCACGCTGGTCCACCGGTTCCTGCATTGGGAAAACGCACAGCCGGATGCCATCTATCTGACCGAGACATCGCCTCAGGGGGAGACCGTCGATTACACCTGGCGCGAAGTGGGGCGGCAGGCGCGGACCCTGGCCGCGTGGCTGCGCGCGCAGGATCTCGCGCCGCGCAGCGCCATTTCGATCGTCGGAAAGAACAGCGCGCACTGGATCATCGCCGATCTCGCGATCTGGCTCGCGGGCCATGTGTCGGTGCCGCTCTATCCGGGCATCAGTGCGCAGACGGCGCGTTACATCATCGAACATAGCGATGTCCGGTTGCTGCTCGTCGGCAAGCTCGACGGCAAGGCGGACAACAGCGAAAGCATTCGAGGCATCGTGCCGGCGCATGTGCGCATCGTCGGCTTGCCGATGTCCCCGCCGATAGCGGGTGCGCTGCAATGGGACGCGATCATGGCCGCTCACGCGCCGCTTGCCGACGTCCATGTGCCGCAGCCGGGCGAACTCGCGACGCTCATCTACACCTCGGGCAGCACGGGCTGGCCGAAAGGCGTGATGCACAGTTTCGGCACCATGTACGCGTATGCGGTGGAGAGCGGCGAATTCGCGGGCTACGACACGCGCGATCGCGTGTTGTCCTATCTGCCGCTCGCGCATACGGCCGAGCGGTCGTTCGTCGAGGCGAATTCGCTGTGCTACGGATTTCGCGTGTTCTTCAACGACAACCTCGCGAGCTTCGCGCGAGACCTGTTGCGCGCCCGGCCGACCGTTTTCATATCCATGCCACGCCTCTGGACCAAGTTCTACCAGGCGGCGTGCGCGCGCCTGAGCGCCGCGGACCTGGCGTTGCTCGAAACGGCGTCTCCCGAGGCCGGCGTGCTCAAGAAAAACGTGCTCGCGATGCTCGGCCTCGACGCCACGCGGCTCGCGTTCACGGGTTCCGCGCCGCTGCCGTCGTACATCACGGACTGGTATCGCGCGCTCGGGCTGGAATTGCTCGATGTCTACGGCATGACGGAGAACTTTTCCTACTCCCACTACAGCCGGCCGGGGCTGGTCCGGCCCGGCTACTCCGGACAGGCGATGCCGGGCGTGGAATGCCGCATCGTCGATGGAGAAATTCAGCTGAAAGGGCCGACGATGATGCTCGGCTACTACAAGCAGCCCGAACTGACGGCCGAGAGCACGACGCCCGACGGCTTTTTCCGCACCGGCGATCGCGGTGAGCTCGACGAGATCGGGCGGCTCAGGATCACCGGTCGCGTGAAGGAAATCTTCAAGACGAGCAAGGGCAAGTACGTCGCGCCTGCCGCCATCGAGAACCGGCTGAATCACGCGAAGGTCGAAGCGGTCTGCGTGACGGGGCCGGGCCACGCGCAGCCGTTCGCGCTCTTGCATGTCGCCGCCGCCGCGCGCGCCGAACTCGGCGACGAGGCAGCGCGCGAAGCGCTGCGCACGCAGATGCAGGCGCTGCTCGACGGCGCGAACGCGGGTCTGGAGGACCACGAGAAACTCGATTTCGTCGTGCTCGTGAAGGACGCGTGGACCGCCGACAACGGCCTGCTCACTCCGACGATGAAAATCCGCCGCGGCGCAATCGAAGCGCGTTATCTGCCGCTCGCCGGCAAATGGTCCGATTCGGGGCAGACGGTCGTCGTCGAGGACGAATGA
- a CDS encoding RND family transporter: protein MSKDESRADAMPVIRDRADFDAASGSWLERGIFNHRRWIVAICAALTLILGWFAAHCSVSASYERMMPRSSPFIRNYLANIDSLRGLGNSVRVVVENVNGDIYDPRFLKTLRDINDRIYVIPGVDRSFVKSLWMPVVRWTEVTEEGFRGGPVMPDDYDGSAASIAQLRTNAARAGLSGSLIGNDQRSSMIFAPLLDHYADTNRPVDARAVRDAIEQIREQYAADPNVRVHVIGFAQLVGDLIQGLMQVMLYFAIAAAIAAAVIFAYTRCLRSTSLVVCCSLFAVVWQLGLVHLLAVDLDPYSILVPFLIFAIGVSHGAQKMNGVMQDIGRGTDRYVAARYTFRRLFLAGFTALLADAVGFAVLMLIDIPVIRGLALSASLGVAVLIFTNLVLLPVLLSYLGVNPSAAARSLRSDDDHPFVRLLTPFTRRSWATAAVLCAALLTAGGLVAGQHLKIGDLDPGAPELRPDSVYNRDNAYITGHYSLSTDQLAVITKTPPGRITDFATLVEMDDLEQELRELPGVQTTLSISGLARRNTAAGFEGDPRWMTLSRDPAVTTEAVNNAAVANPELIDGTHAVAPVIAFLSDHKAETLTRVVKAVEDFSARHGGADRQFLLAAGSAGIEAATNIAVEKANRTMLLLVYAAVVVLCFVTFRDWRAVVVAVVPLVITSILCEALMVALGIGVKVATLPVTALGVGIGVDYALYLVSVQLSLQRQGRSLTEAYAEALKFTGKVIALIGVTLASAVVTWVWSPIKFQADMGILLTFMFVWNMVGALVLIPALSHFLLGPKTSTRAKRTIADADMVQEPH from the coding sequence ATGTCCAAAGACGAGAGCCGCGCCGACGCGATGCCGGTCATCCGCGACCGCGCGGACTTCGATGCCGCATCGGGTTCGTGGCTGGAGCGCGGCATCTTCAATCACCGCCGCTGGATCGTCGCGATCTGCGCGGCGCTCACGCTCATCCTCGGATGGTTCGCCGCGCATTGCAGCGTCAGCGCGAGCTACGAACGAATGATGCCGCGCTCGAGCCCGTTCATCCGCAACTATCTGGCCAATATCGATTCGCTGCGCGGACTCGGCAACTCGGTGCGCGTCGTCGTCGAAAACGTCAACGGCGATATCTACGACCCGCGTTTTCTCAAAACGCTGCGCGACATCAACGACCGCATCTATGTGATTCCCGGCGTGGACCGTTCGTTCGTGAAGTCGCTCTGGATGCCCGTCGTGCGATGGACCGAAGTCACGGAAGAAGGCTTTCGCGGCGGGCCGGTGATGCCGGACGACTACGACGGGTCGGCGGCGAGCATCGCGCAACTGCGAACGAATGCGGCGCGCGCGGGCCTTTCGGGTTCGCTCATCGGCAACGATCAGCGCTCGAGCATGATCTTCGCGCCGCTGCTCGATCACTACGCCGACACGAACCGCCCCGTCGATGCGCGCGCCGTGCGCGATGCGATCGAGCAGATTCGCGAGCAGTACGCGGCGGACCCGAACGTGCGCGTTCATGTGATCGGCTTCGCGCAGCTCGTCGGCGATCTGATCCAGGGCCTCATGCAGGTGATGTTGTACTTCGCCATTGCCGCGGCGATCGCGGCGGCCGTGATCTTCGCTTATACGCGGTGCCTGCGCAGCACGTCGCTCGTGGTCTGCTGCTCGCTCTTTGCCGTGGTGTGGCAGCTCGGACTCGTGCATCTGCTCGCCGTGGACCTCGATCCGTATTCGATCCTCGTGCCGTTCCTGATTTTTGCGATCGGCGTGTCGCACGGCGCGCAGAAGATGAACGGCGTCATGCAGGACATCGGGCGCGGCACGGATCGCTATGTCGCCGCGCGCTACACGTTCAGGCGCCTGTTCCTCGCGGGCTTCACCGCGCTGCTCGCCGATGCGGTCGGCTTCGCGGTGCTGATGCTGATCGACATTCCGGTGATTCGCGGCCTCGCGTTGTCGGCGAGTCTCGGCGTGGCCGTGCTCATCTTCACCAATCTCGTGCTGCTGCCGGTGCTGCTGTCGTACCTCGGCGTCAATCCGTCGGCGGCGGCGCGCAGCCTGCGCTCCGATGACGACCATCCGTTCGTGCGCCTTCTCACGCCGTTCACGCGGCGCTCGTGGGCGACGGCGGCCGTCCTGTGCGCGGCGCTCCTGACGGCAGGCGGCCTCGTTGCCGGGCAGCATCTGAAGATCGGCGACCTCGATCCGGGCGCGCCCGAACTGCGTCCGGACTCGGTGTATAACCGCGATAACGCCTATATCACCGGGCATTACAGCCTCTCGACCGATCAACTGGCCGTCATCACGAAGACGCCGCCCGGTCGCATCACGGACTTTGCGACGCTCGTCGAAATGGACGATCTCGAACAGGAATTGCGCGAGCTGCCGGGCGTTCAGACGACGCTATCCATCAGCGGCCTCGCGCGCCGCAACACGGCAGCGGGCTTCGAGGGCGATCCGCGCTGGATGACGCTCTCCCGCGATCCCGCCGTCACGACCGAAGCGGTGAACAACGCGGCGGTGGCGAACCCGGAACTCATCGACGGGACGCACGCCGTCGCGCCGGTGATCGCGTTCCTGTCGGACCACAAGGCGGAGACGCTCACGCGCGTCGTCAAGGCCGTCGAAGATTTCTCCGCGAGACACGGCGGCGCGGACCGGCAGTTCCTTCTCGCGGCGGGCAGCGCCGGCATCGAGGCAGCCACCAACATCGCGGTGGAGAAGGCCAATCGCACTATGCTGTTGCTCGTGTACGCGGCGGTCGTCGTGCTGTGCTTCGTGACGTTTCGCGACTGGCGCGCGGTCGTCGTGGCCGTGGTGCCGCTCGTCATCACGTCGATACTCTGCGAAGCGCTGATGGTCGCGCTCGGCATCGGCGTCAAGGTGGCGACCTTGCCGGTGACGGCGCTCGGCGTCGGTATCGGCGTGGACTACGCGTTGTACCTCGTGAGCGTGCAGTTGTCGCTGCAGCGGCAGGGGCGCTCGCTGACCGAGGCGTATGCCGAAGCGCTCAAATTCACCGGCAAGGTGATCGCGCTCATCGGCGTCACGCTCGCGTCGGCGGTCGTGACGTGGGTATGGTCGCCGATCAAGTTTCAGGCGGACATGGGCATCCTGCTCACGTTCATGTTCGTGTGGAACATGGTCGGCGCGCTGGTGCTGATTCCCGCGTTGTCGCATTTCCTGCTGGGCCCGAAGACATCGACGCGGGCAAAGCGCACCATCGCCGACGCCGATATGGTGCAGGAGCCGCACTGA